Below is a genomic region from Methanolobus sediminis.
AAAAGAACAGCAGACAGCAGTTCCCCAGTTGCTTTCATCCCTTGGATACGCATCTATTACAATTGACCAGAGAAATCTTGGAGGAATTGACCCACAAGGTGACCTGGCACTTTACATGAATGGAACAGAACCAGTAGAATACATGATGGTGCATGATGCACTTGCAGCTGCAAATGTTCTTGCCGACCAGTCTGAAGTTAATGAGGACAACATTGCAATGCTGGGTCTCAGTAATGGTGGCAGATTTGCCATAATAGCAACTGCAATAGAACCTGGAATAAAAGGAGTGATTGGAATCAGCACAAGCGGATATGATACTGATTCCATAGAACTTAACGACAATATAAACATGGATGCGTATAAGTTTTACAGGTCAATCGACCCTGACAACTATCTGGATATGATAAGCTCACGCAGGTTTGTTATGCTGCACTCCATGAATGACAGCACTATTCCCTATGAATATGCACTTCGAACCTTTGATAAAGCCGAAGAACCTAAGGCACTTTATCCTATCAACGGAAGCACACACGGCTATTCTCCGCTTATGGCTGAAGACATCGAAAATGAACTTGGAATCATATTCGAATAAGCTGTAAATATAAAAAAATGAAAAGGCTAAGAGCCTTTTCACCATTTATGTCACAACGATCATACCTGTTATTGCAGGATTATTCTGGACACTGAACGTATAGGTACCTGCTTCTTCAAAGGTATAAGAAAAAGTCTTGCCATAGTAGATAGTCTGATCATCCCAGAGACCATCATCACTTACAAGAACAATCGGCATTTTTGGACGCTGGAGATTGCGCCAGGTTACAGTCTCACCTACTTTGATCTCCATCGACTCAGGTGTTGCAATGCGGATGACGAGGAACTCATAATTCTGTTCCATTGCTTGTTCCGGGTCACGTATCCTTTCCTGCTCCATAGTGCCGGCATCCTCACCTTCTCTCATCATTGCAGGTGATGGAGCAACCACCGTATCATCAGGTTCTTCATCTTCCACGGATGCCATCCTTTCCTCAGAAACAACTATAATACCAGTCATCTCCAGATGATCCTGAATACTGAAAGAATAAGTCCCAGGATCATCAAAAGTATAAGAGAATATACGGCCATAGTAGATGATCTGGTCTTCCCAGAGACCATTATCGCTTACAAGAACGATTGGCATTTTAGGTCTCTGAAGATTTCTCCACATAACACTTTCACCTGCGTATATTTCCATTGAAACTGGTGTCACAGTACGAACAATAAGAAACTCATTGTTGCGGTCAAGAACATGTTCCTGTACCATTGCCTTATCCATTTCACGAGACTGTGTCATTACCGCAATGGTCTGAGGTTCTTGTGGCATCATGTCATCTTCATCAGACATGTCAGATGCAGACTGAAGGATTTTCTCAGATACAACGATAGTTCCCGACATTGCAGGATTATCCTGAACACTAAACGTATAGGTTCCGGGCTCATCAAAAGTATAAGAGAATATACGGCCATAGTAGATGATCTGATCATCCCAGAGACCATCGTCACTTACAAGAACTATCGCCATCTTAGGCCTCTGAAGATTTCTCCAGGTCACCGTATCCCCAACCGTAATTTCCAGTGACTCAGGAGTTGCTACCCTTATCATCGTAAATTCATAGTTCTCGTTACTCAAGTCCGTTGACGATGTTGCCATGCCCATATCTGAACCATATGCAGCCACAGACACGGATGTGAATAGAAGTGCTACTGTTATGAATAAAGCCGAAACTAATGCTGTTGTCCTTATAGATCCCATAGACTGTTCCTCCCGAGGTCCACGCCCTCATATTATATTTTCATTTAAAGTAATATAGCCAAAACCATCACGATATGGCAACAGAAATACGAATATTCCAATGCAAGCAGAAAAGGAACATAGCATAGGTATATTCCTGATGGGGAACAATATTCCAATTACTATTTATGTATAGAAACATAAATTAAAAAGGGGTTTATATGCGATCATCACTGATCGACACATTGTTCCTTTCAGAGAAAAGAAAGGATCTACTGTTGTTCCTGAAAAATGGAACGAAAAACTCAGAGGAAATAAAGAAAGCTTTTGATTACCCATGGAAATCTATGATACCACAGATTAACAAGCTTGTTGAGTGGGATCTGATCAATTATGACAAAGGCACCTGTACCCTTACAGCCATGGGGAATATTATAGTCCATAATATGGAAAGTCTTCTGATTACCTTAAATGTCCATGAGAGATACGGAGATTACTGGCTGAAGCATGATCTTAGCCCAATACCGCAAGAGCTTCTTTACAGGATTGGTGAGCTTGGGGAATGTGAGATACTTGAACCGGCCATTCCGGACATATTCGAGCAGGATAAAGAGATACTCATTAACATTAAGGGCTCTGACAGAATAATGGCTTTTGTATCAGTACATCATCCGACACAACTGATGATCTACTCTGAACTAATGGAAAAGGGAACAGAAATAGATCTTATTATGACAGAAGATGTCTACGGAATTGTCAGAAAAGAAATACTATCTGAAACAGATTCTTTACAGATAGAGAATCCGGTATTCATGTCCTTGAAAAAAGAGTACGATAAAGAGATAGAGAATCTATTCAGTGACTTACGTTCAAACATCTTTGTCCACAAAGGAAACTCTGTGCCCCTTAACCTGATAGTAACTGACAGCTTTTTCTCACTGGCACTCCTGGATAATGCAGGCAAATATAACAACTCCATGATCACTAGTTCTGAAATGTCCGCTGTTTTATGGGGAAAAGAATTGTTTGAACATTACATGGAAAGAGCAGAAAAGCTAACGGAATATGAAGTTATAAAAAATAGGTAAACTATGGTCAGGTCAATAGTCCGGACAAAAGATCAATGGACGTATTATTAACTTATGCGAATGAATGCCTGTCCGCATGAAGAATAAAATCCTTCTTCCTCAGACCGGGTAATTCTTTCATGTTCGCAACCATTTCCAGTATCTATTTTTGCTGTTGGTGTATTTTCAACAGTGCTTTTTTTCTTTGACTCAGACAAACTCAGTACCTCCCTATCCAGACACATAAAGTTATCTATAACCCACATAAACATACAAAATATATAAAACATTTGTATACTAATATGCAATCCCGAATTTATATATAGATATCGAGCATTAAACCCAGAACAAGAGCATTGAACAGGAATCATTGAAAAAGGATCGAACGATAAAATGGGAACTAATTTGAAGGGCGTTATTTTTGATATGGACAACACCCTCTTTGACTTTGTAGAAGCAAAGATGATAGCTTGCACAGAAGTTGTCAGTTTTCTTGGTGCAGGTGACCCGGAAGAGCTGTTCGAGTATTTCCGCAGGGAAACCCATGGTTTTGAAAATCCGGAAAATATCAGGGATTACATGCTTGACAATGGATTTGATCCTGCTGAAAAATACCAGAAATGTGTTACAATATATGAAACCCACAAGATCAATAATATCAAACTCTACCCGGATGTAAGGGAAACTCTGGAAGAACTTAACGAAATCGGACTGTTAATTGGAATTGTCACCGATGCCAACAGCGACAATGCAAGAAAAAGACTTGTAAGAACTGGGCTGGAAGGCATGATACACTCACTTACGGCGCATGATATGACAGGCCAGAAAAAACCAGACCTTGCACCATTCAAATATGCTCTTGGCACTATGGGACTTTTAGCATCGGAAACACTTTTTGTTGGTGACAGTCTGAGAAGGGACATCATGCCTTCAAAGCAACTTGGCATGATGGCGGCGTATGCAGCTTATGGTGACCGCAACAGCGCAATGGACAGGACATCAGGTGATTATGAACCTGACAGAACCCTCAACAACTTCCGCGAGGTTCTGGAAATCGTACTTGAATTCAATGAAAATGACAGAATATGATGTTATTGTTGTAGGCGGAGGACCAATCGGTTCTGTGGCAGCAAGATATGCTGCATTGAATGGCGCAAAAACACTTATTTTAGAAGATCACGCATTCATTGGTACTCCTGTTGGATGTACCGGACTACTGAGTACAAGAGCAGTCAACGAGTGTGAGATCGACCCATCAGACAGTTCCATACTGAATTCTGTAAGAGGCGCTTTTATTCACCCAATGCATGGAGATTGTCTTCCAATTGATGGCAAAAGAACCAAAGCTTACGTTGTTTCCAGAAAGATATTCGACAGAAAACTTGCCGCGAAGGCTGTTGAGGAGGATGTTGACCTGTGGCTGAAATCAAGAGTTACAGGTATTGAAAGGTCACAAAATGAACAGAAGGTTTCCGTTGTTAAGAGCGGTGAAAAGCAGGTTCTGAAAGCAAAAGTCATAATCGGCGCTGATGGTGTCCGAAGTCAGGTTGCAAAATGGTCCGGACTTGGAAACGTAAGCGAAGTGCTTCCGGGAATTCAGGCAGAAGTACCATATCACAGTGATGACACCGATTTTGTGGAGTTGTTTGTCGGTTCACAGGCACCGGGATTTTTCGGGTGGACTGTTCCGGTCAATGAAAGCATATCCCGCGTTGGAATGGCTGTTGACCCGAAATATGGAATGTCGGCACATCGGGTCCTTGAGAATCTGCTTACTAAAAATAAGCATGTAGTTTCAAGATATGGCGGCGGAAAGCTTGACCTTGTAATGGGAGGAATTCCTCTCGGACCCCTTGATAAGACATATACTGACGGTGTGATGATAGTCGGTGATGCAGCAGGACAGGTCAAACCTACATCAGGTGGTGGCATCTATACCGGAGCAGTATGTGCAAAGATTGCCGGTGAAATCGCCGCAAAGGCTGCAGAACAGGAAAATAGCTCTGCACCATTCCTTTCTGAATACGACAAACTTTGGAGGACAAAACTTGGGAAAGAGCTTGCCATGGGAATGAGAATTCACAGGTTTGCAGCAGGACTTGAAGATAAAGAAATTGATGAATTGATAGGTTCTATGAACAATCCTGCCATCCTTGATACCATAACACGTTACGGTGATATGGATCATCCTTCAATACTGATAAAAAAGTTGCTGCACCCATCTAAATCGGTGCATATGTTAAAGATATTCAGGGCTTTTGCAAAAGCTGTACTCTGATAGAAAATTATGTAATAATCACAATCATTTGCCTGCAGCCTAATCTTAATTCATCAGACTTGGGCTAAGCTATATTTACGCTTTTTACAGAATCCAGTTTGAGCAGGTCTTCAATAATGCTTCCCGGAACTTTGGTATCGGTAATTATTGTAAGCTTGGGTTCGTCTATGAAAAACGGATCATCTGATACAGCCTGTCTTATGCTGATGTTATGCTGTGCTATAACTGTGGAGACTTCGGAAATGATTCCCTTATGAGAAGCATCATCAGGAGTAATGATAATAACACCCTGTCCCATGAGAGGAGCTACATCACGGAGAAAAGGAATTGATTTTACGTTCTGGAATATCTTTTTTAGCTGATCATCTGAAAGTATGACCTCTGTTGTGGAATCTACAACACGCCTGTCGACTCCTGCTTCCCTGGCAAGTTGTGTGTGTGCTATCTCTATGGCACCTGAGGTGACCTTTCCCTCATCGTTAACCTGGAAACCACGCTCAAAAAGAAGCTTCAGGACCTTTTGCTGGGCCGGGTATTTCTCAAATTTTCTAAGTAATATACTCCACATATCAACCATGTAATCTTTTAAAATATAAAGATTTAAAGGTTTAGTTCTGTAAGGAGGAATAGGCCATCCTACCGATATATATAGAAACGATATTTTAAGTAGGAGTTCATCCATAGTAAGTTACAATTCAACTCATGAAGATGATAATCCAGAGTGATATGCTTAATTAGAGTGCTAACACTAACTCGTTTCTAAGGCTAACACACACTAATTCGAACTCTGGATTTTTTGAAATTTAAAAAAAGTAGAAATGGAGGTATCAAATGAAAATATACAAAGATTATGACGATCTTCCAAAAATCAAATTACCACTGGGGCAGGAAGTATCTATAAGTGACAGCACTATCAGGGATGGGGCACAGATGCCTGGTATTGTCATGAAAAGTCAGCAGAAGCTTCAGATATACGAGTATCTTCACAAGATCGGAATCGAGAAGCTTGAATCTTTTGTTTATAACGAAAGGGATAGAAAAGCCATCAAGCTCATGATGGACCACGGTTACGAGTTCCCTGAGGTCACAGGTTGGGCACGTGCAAACCCTGCGGATATTGATATGGTCCTGAATATAGACGGCATCGAAGAAACAGGTATCTTGATGTCAGTATCAGACCCACACATCGTTGACAAGATGGGACTGACCCGTGAGACCGCTGAGGAGAAATATCTCAATGCACTACAGTATGCAGTTGACCACGGACTTCGCACCAGGGCTCACATCGAGGATATGACTCGTGCAGACAACTATGATTTCACTTTCCCGCTTATTAAGAAGATAATGGACATTGACCCGGATTGTACAATCCGTATCTGTGATACGATTGGTTTTGGAATTCCATTTATGGATGTTGATGAGCCTTTCGGCATGCCAATGATTACAAAATACCTGAAGGATGAGCTCAATGTGAAAAACATCGAGACACACTGCCACGATGATTTCGGTCTTGCAGTTGCTAATTCCATTGCAGGATACTGGCACGGTGCAAACTGGTCTAACGTGACTTTCCTTGGTATCGGTGAGAGAGCAGGTAATGCAGAAATGGAAAAACTCCTGCTGTTCCTTGCAAGGCGTATCGAAGGCTTTGACAAGTATAACCTTGACTGCCTTGTTGAGTTCTCAAGGTTCATGGAAAGGGAGATAGGTATCCGTATTCCAAGAAACAAGTCTGTTGTGGGTAACAACGTATTCGCTCACGAATCAGGTATCCACTCTGCAGGTGTAATCAAAAATCCATTCACTTACGAGCCATATCCACCTGAGATTGTTGGTGGTAAGAGGATATTCCTCATTGGTGACTCATCAGGCATTGAAGTTCTGAGGTATAAGGTTCAGGAGACACTGAACGAGCTTATGGAAGTAAATATAGAGATAGATAAGAACGACAAGCGTCTGCGGGCAATCCAGACAGAGATCCAGAAACTCTATAACGACGAGAAGAGGGTTTCCTGCATATCCGATGAAGAGGTCATGGCTTACGTGAAAAAGTACTTCATGTTCAACCAGATGGTCAGTAAGGACATGCACCGCAAGGAAGACGATGAGAACGGAGATGTCAGTGAGTCTAGTGGTGTTAACGAGATCAAGCCTCGTATGCACGACACAATTGACTAATTCTTTTTTTGGGGCTGCTGCCCGAGGGTGGCAGCTTAGTGTTTTCTTTTTTTTGGAGAGGGAAATTTCCGCTTTATGTAAGATTCGACGTACTGGTAAAGGATCTATGTTTTGCAACAGCACATTTTGGATACCATAGTATTTCAAATTGTTTTGAAACCGCTATCTTTAAATATAGACGAATGAATTGTATATTAGCGGTTTTGCGAGTAAAGTCCAATACCGTTACAGTGAATTTCTGGATAATAAAATATGGAAATGAGAAAAGATGAAAATCCCGGACTCAAATCCCACGGATATCATTGTCCAGAAATGCCACCAAGATTGCGACTAGCTTGGAAAGCCATGGGAAAACGTGGTTTATCAAAAGTAAAAGGAATATGTTAAAATGATTGACGCAAACGACTATCTTGAAACAGGATTTATTTTTCACGGCCACAGGTGCCCTGCTATGCCACTTGGAATGAGAATCGGAGCTGCTGCTATGAATGCACTTGGCGTTGACAGATCGAAAGATAAAGAGCTCTATCTGATTGCAGAGACAGGAAATGATCATGCAGCAGGATGTTTTGTTGATGGTCTTATGACCATTACCGGTTGTACGTATGGAAAAAGCAATATTGAGAAGACCTACTATGGTAAAATGGCTTTTACACTCATCGATACAATAAATCAGAAAGCAATCAGAGCATACATAAAACCTGAATTCTTTGGTAACATGCTAAAATCCCCATTTGTTGAACAGAGAAAAATAGGTGTACCTCCACAGGACATTGATTCTGAGATCGCTGAACCCCTGATCAACAAAATACTAAGCATACCTGAAGAAAACTTCCTCGTTATCAGTCCGGTTTTCGATTATGCTTTTGAAAAGAAAAAAGGAGTTTTTGATACAGGACTGTGTGAGGAATGCGGTGAACGTACATTTGCTCATAAATTGCAGGATGTTAATGGTAAGATCCTTTGCAAACCCTGTGCTGAAAAATAAGTAATTGATAAAACAGATTATTTGGCGATAGGTGCAATTGCACCAGCCATTTTTACATAATATACTGCTACAAAGTCTGGAGTTGGTCATATGGATGTAATTATAATTGCTGTTATCATCTTTTTTCTAGCTGTTTTATTTTCAATGCTAGGACTTGGGGGTTCCCTTGTATATGTGCCTTTATTTTACTGGCTCGGCATCGATATGCTCATCGCAATACCTACCGCATTGCTTCTCAATGGAATAACTGCCAGTTCAGCGGCAATCACCTATTACAGAAAAAAAATGGTAGACTTGCAAGTGGCAGCTCCATTCGTAGTGACTTCCATCATAGGAGCTCCAATCGGTGCTTACTTTACCAAGTTCGTTTCAACTGAGATACTGCTATGGATACTCAGCATTGTGTTAATCTTTGCCGGAGCACGCATGCTGATTTTTGGAAACAAAGGAGCAAAGAATGTATCAACTAATTTCACGGATAAGAAAAAGAGGTCCATCATTGGTATCGTTCTTGGATTTGTGATAGGTTTTTTTGCGGGACTTCTCGGGCTTGGTGGCGGTGTGTTTATTGTACCGATTTTGATTGCACTTGGGTTTGAGACAAAGCGTGCCTCAGCTACATCAGCTTTCATTGTGTTGTTCTCCTCTTACTCAGGGTTCTTTGGTCACCTGACCACAGGACATCTGGACATGACTCTCATGGCCTATACAGCTATAGCTGCATTCGTAGGAGGACAGGTAGGTTCACATCTAATGCACAGCAAAATGAAATCAGAAACGATCAAACAAATGTTTGGTGTGGTTCTGTGGATAATGGCTATCAAAATAGTTTATGGGTTGATATAATTTTGATTTTGCTAACTCAATTGCAGGTTACTGGCATGGTGCAAACTGGTCCAATGTAACTTTCTTTGGAATCAGTGAGAGAGCAGGTAATGCTAAAATGGAAAAACTCCTGCTGTTCCTTATGAGGCGTGTTGAAGGATTTGACAAGTATAACCTTGATTGCCTTGTTGAGTTTGCCAAGTTCATGGAGAGGGAGATCGGCATAAGGATACCAAGGAACAAGCCAGTAGTGGGTAACAACGTATTCGCACACGAGTCCGGCATCCACACTGCAGGTGTCATCAAGAACCCCTTTACATACGAACCATATCTACCTGAGATAGTCGGTGGAAAGAGGATCTTCCTTATTGGTGATTCATCAGGTATCGAAGTGCTCAGGTTCAAGGTTCAGGAAACTCTCAATGAACTGATGGACGTGAACATCGAGGTAGAAAAGAACGATAAACGTCTCCGTGCCATCCAGGCTGACATCCAGAAACTCTACAACGAGGACAAAAGGGTATCATGTATTTCCGATGAGGAGATACTCGGATACGTCAAGAAGTACTACATGTTCAACCCGATGCTCAGCAAGGACATGCACCGTCAGGAAGAAGAAGAGAACGGTAATTCTTCCGGCACGAAGAGTTCTGAGAAAGATATCAGACCTCGCATGCACGATACCATAGACTGATTTTGTTTTTGGGCTGCTGCCTGTTGGTGGCAGCTATGTGTTTTCTTTTTTAACATTATCATTGACATCTACAACTTAGTTAAGACTTTCATTAAAACTAAAAAATTACCGCCCTCGTTAGATAGAATCGGATAAAAATTCTGTTGAAATCTAATCCTTCATTGAAAATAAAGAGCAATACAATAACCTAAATCATCGCTTTTTTGGAAGTATGGCATAATAATGGCAAAATGATTGAGGAAGCAAATAGTGTTGAATATCAAATAAGCAACAGCAGTCAATATTTACATTCAACTTTAATATTTTGCGTAGACTAATCATAATCTTTTTAAACTAATAATACGCTAGACACAATTATAAATTTCTAGTGGTGGTATATATATTGACTTTGAA
It encodes:
- a CDS encoding HAD family hydrolase is translated as MKGVIFDMDNTLFDFVEAKMIACTEVVSFLGAGDPEELFEYFRRETHGFENPENIRDYMLDNGFDPAEKYQKCVTIYETHKINNIKLYPDVRETLEELNEIGLLIGIVTDANSDNARKRLVRTGLEGMIHSLTAHDMTGQKKPDLAPFKYALGTMGLLASETLFVGDSLRRDIMPSKQLGMMAAYAAYGDRNSAMDRTSGDYEPDRTLNNFREVLEIVLEFNENDRI
- a CDS encoding FmdE family protein, which translates into the protein MIDANDYLETGFIFHGHRCPAMPLGMRIGAAAMNALGVDRSKDKELYLIAETGNDHAAGCFVDGLMTITGCTYGKSNIEKTYYGKMAFTLIDTINQKAIRAYIKPEFFGNMLKSPFVEQRKIGVPPQDIDSEIAEPLINKILSIPEENFLVISPVFDYAFEKKKGVFDTGLCEECGERTFAHKLQDVNGKILCKPCAEK
- a CDS encoding NAD(P)/FAD-dependent oxidoreductase — encoded protein: MKMTEYDVIVVGGGPIGSVAARYAALNGAKTLILEDHAFIGTPVGCTGLLSTRAVNECEIDPSDSSILNSVRGAFIHPMHGDCLPIDGKRTKAYVVSRKIFDRKLAAKAVEEDVDLWLKSRVTGIERSQNEQKVSVVKSGEKQVLKAKVIIGADGVRSQVAKWSGLGNVSEVLPGIQAEVPYHSDDTDFVELFVGSQAPGFFGWTVPVNESISRVGMAVDPKYGMSAHRVLENLLTKNKHVVSRYGGGKLDLVMGGIPLGPLDKTYTDGVMIVGDAAGQVKPTSGGGIYTGAVCAKIAGEIAAKAAEQENSSAPFLSEYDKLWRTKLGKELAMGMRIHRFAAGLEDKEIDELIGSMNNPAILDTITRYGDMDHPSILIKKLLHPSKSVHMLKIFRAFAKAVL
- a CDS encoding alpha/beta hydrolase family protein is translated as MSQKHTAKGKRKTETEQRKMNVKLLPLALGILLMAAGAFGIMHSSNNDENWSVSDDGILSFPVIKNIDYSSNDISAANDADIIREVSFESSGSQIAGLIRIPESGTNVPGVVILPGAGVSKEQQTAVPQLLSSLGYASITIDQRNLGGIDPQGDLALYMNGTEPVEYMMVHDALAAANVLADQSEVNEDNIAMLGLSNGGRFAIIATAIEPGIKGVIGISTSGYDTDSIELNDNINMDAYKFYRSIDPDNYLDMISSRRFVMLHSMNDSTIPYEYALRTFDKAEEPKALYPINGSTHGYSPLMAEDIENELGIIFE
- a CDS encoding amino acid-binding protein, which codes for MWSILLRKFEKYPAQQKVLKLLFERGFQVNDEGKVTSGAIEIAHTQLAREAGVDRRVVDSTTEVILSDDQLKKIFQNVKSIPFLRDVAPLMGQGVIIITPDDASHKGIISEVSTVIAQHNISIRQAVSDDPFFIDEPKLTIITDTKVPGSIIEDLLKLDSVKSVNIA
- a CDS encoding sulfite exporter TauE/SafE family protein, with product MLGLGGSLVYVPLFYWLGIDMLIAIPTALLLNGITASSAAITYYRKKMVDLQVAAPFVVTSIIGAPIGAYFTKFVSTEILLWILSIVLIFAGARMLIFGNKGAKNVSTNFTDKKKRSIIGIVLGFVIGFFAGLLGLGGGVFIVPILIALGFETKRASATSAFIVLFSSYSGFFGHLTTGHLDMTLMAYTAIAAFVGGQVGSHLMHSKMKSETIKQMFGVVLWIMAIKIVYGLI
- a CDS encoding homocitrate synthase/isopropylmalate synthase family protein; the encoded protein is MKIYKDYDDLPKIKLPLGQEVSISDSTIRDGAQMPGIVMKSQQKLQIYEYLHKIGIEKLESFVYNERDRKAIKLMMDHGYEFPEVTGWARANPADIDMVLNIDGIEETGILMSVSDPHIVDKMGLTRETAEEKYLNALQYAVDHGLRTRAHIEDMTRADNYDFTFPLIKKIMDIDPDCTIRICDTIGFGIPFMDVDEPFGMPMITKYLKDELNVKNIETHCHDDFGLAVANSIAGYWHGANWSNVTFLGIGERAGNAEMEKLLLFLARRIEGFDKYNLDCLVEFSRFMEREIGIRIPRNKSVVGNNVFAHESGIHSAGVIKNPFTYEPYPPEIVGGKRIFLIGDSSGIEVLRYKVQETLNELMEVNIEIDKNDKRLRAIQTEIQKLYNDEKRVSCISDEEVMAYVKKYFMFNQMVSKDMHRKEDDENGDVSESSGVNEIKPRMHDTID
- a CDS encoding helix-turn-helix transcriptional regulator, with the translated sequence MRSSLIDTLFLSEKRKDLLLFLKNGTKNSEEIKKAFDYPWKSMIPQINKLVEWDLINYDKGTCTLTAMGNIIVHNMESLLITLNVHERYGDYWLKHDLSPIPQELLYRIGELGECEILEPAIPDIFEQDKEILINIKGSDRIMAFVSVHHPTQLMIYSELMEKGTEIDLIMTEDVYGIVRKEILSETDSLQIENPVFMSLKKEYDKEIENLFSDLRSNIFVHKGNSVPLNLIVTDSFFSLALLDNAGKYNNSMITSSEMSAVLWGKELFEHYMERAEKLTEYEVIKNR